TACAGAGATGGAAACAGGGACAGGTAAAACCTATTGCTATATCAAAACCATGTTTGAGATGAACAAACGATATGGCTGGAATAAGTTTGTTGTAGTTGTGCCTAGTATTGCCATTCGTGAAGGGGTCTATCAATCCTTTGATGGCATGACGGATCATTTTTTAGAAGAGTACGGTAAACGCGCCAAGGCTTTTATCTATAATTCAAAATCGCTTCACGAGATTGAAAATTATTCATCCGATGCAGGTATTAATGTCATGGTTATCAATGTGCAAGCCTTTGCTGCACGAGGCAAAGATGCCCGCCGTATTTATATGGAGCTTGATGACTTCCAATCACGCCGTCCTATAGACGTGATTAAGAAGAATCGTCCTATATTAATTCTGGATGAGCCGCAAAAGATGGAAGGCAAGAAGACAATGGAGTCTCTGGCAGAGTTCGAACCATTGTTCACGTTGCGCTATTCTGCAACACATAAAAATGAACACAATAAAGTACACCGTTTAGATGCTTTGGATGCTTACAACCAGAAGCTTGTGAAGAAGATATCTGTACGTGGAATATCGATTAAAGGACTGAGCGGCACAAATGCTTATCTCTACCTGCAATCCATTGAGGTTACTTCAACGAAGCCACCCGTGGCACGTATTGAATTTGAGGTTAAACAAAACAATGGTATCAAGCGTGTAGTCAGAAAAATCGGTAAAGGCATTAACTTATTCGATGAATCCAATGGGTTAGCAGAGTATAAAGATTTTGTAGTTTCAGATATTGATGCTGTTAAGGATACACTGACATTTACTAACGGTGTTGAGCTTACGGTTGGGGATGCTATTGGTGATGTAAATGAAGAAGCTTTACGCCGCATTCAGATAAGAGAAACAATCAAAGCCCATTTTGATAAAGAACAGGTTCTTTATCATCAAGGATTAAAAGTCCTGTCCCTTTTCTTTATTGATGAAGTGGCTAAGTATCGAAATTACGAAACGCCCGAAGATATGCGTGGTGAGTACGCCAAAATATTTGAAGAAGAATACAATCAATATTTGAACGAAGTTCTGACACTAGAAGATACCGCTTACAATAAATATCTCACAAACATTGCTACAGAAAAAACACATGAGGGGTATTTTTCAAAAGACAAAAAGAAAAAGTTTGTAAATTCTACAGTCAAACGCGGAGCAGAAGCTTCTGATGATGTGGATGCATATGACCTGATATTAAAAGATAAGAAAAGACTACTTTCACTTGAAGAACCAGTACGCTTTATTTTCTCACACTCCGCATTGCGTGAGGGATGGGATAATCCAAATGTTTTCAATATTTGCCAGCTTAAAAATCTAAACTACGATAATACGATTACAAGGCGTCAGGAACTTGGTCGTGGACTACGGCTGGCTGTAAACCAAAACGGTGATCGTATGGATAATCCATTAAACGTTCACCAGATTAACGTGTTAACCGTTATTGCGAACGAAAGCTATAAGGATTTTGTAAAAGCACTTCTTAAAGAAACAGCAGATTCACTTTCCGCAAGACCTAAATCTGCCGATGAAGATTATTTCAAAGGAAAATCCATTAAAACAAAAGATGGTAGCGTAAAAATTGATGATCAAATGGCAAAACAAATTTATCGTTATCTTCTGAAAAGCGATTATACAGA
This region of Gammaproteobacteria bacterium genomic DNA includes:
- a CDS encoding DEAD/DEAH box helicase family protein — translated: MKNLQFKQLPYQTEAVEAVVDCFAGQPKLSALSYRIDPGKEVDESSQRRADILQDGFKNTDLMLTAAQVFTNIQNVQQKKNLPISDALVETKSCKINLDTEMETGTGKTYCYIKTMFEMNKRYGWNKFVVVVPSIAIREGVYQSFDGMTDHFLEEYGKRAKAFIYNSKSLHEIENYSSDAGINVMVINVQAFAARGKDARRIYMELDDFQSRRPIDVIKKNRPILILDEPQKMEGKKTMESLAEFEPLFTLRYSATHKNEHNKVHRLDALDAYNQKLVKKISVRGISIKGLSGTNAYLYLQSIEVTSTKPPVARIEFEVKQNNGIKRVVRKIGKGINLFDESNGLAEYKDFVVSDIDAVKDTLTFTNGVELTVGDAIGDVNEEALRRIQIRETIKAHFDKEQVLYHQGLKVLSLFFIDEVAKYRNYETPEDMRGEYAKIFEEEYNQYLNEVLTLEDTAYNKYLTNIATEKTHEGYFSKDKKKKFVNSTVKRGAEASDDVDAYDLILKDKKRLLSLEEPVRFIFSHSALREGWDNPNVFNICQLKNLNYDNTITRRQELGRGLRLAVNQNGDRMDNPLNVHQINVLTVIANESYKDFVKALLKETADSLSARPKSADEDYFKGKSIKTKDGSVKIDDQMAKQIYRYLLKSDYTDDDDMIVEAYHEAKREGTLSELPEDLKPYTEEIHHLISGVFSASLLPDIEDGRKAKENPLNDNFYKKEFQLLWEKINRKAVYTVDFDSNELIEKCVNTLNEKDGLKISPLQYVIESGAQTDTSTYDNIKDGTAFKVSQTSTETYKDSIKSSIKYDLIGQIAENTQLTRRTIGSILKGINTAVFGLYKTNPEDFIFKVSVLINEQKATTIIEHLSYDPLDEVYGTEIFTADKPKEDFSKAIPVNQHIYDYVFTDSKIETQFVKELDKSAEVVVYAKLPRGFSIPTPVGSYNPDWAISFKEGSVKHVYFIAETKGTMNSLQLKKIENMKIKCAKKFFKKITSDQVKYDVVNSYENLMKIVV